A stretch of Patagioenas fasciata isolate bPatFas1 chromosome 4, bPatFas1.hap1, whole genome shotgun sequence DNA encodes these proteins:
- the SH2D4A gene encoding SH2 domain-containing protein 4A isoform X3 yields the protein MGEHPSDKPYAAICEEIQAERATRLARERGQEGREIDSSVTWSLQPGVPGETDLHGNKSSTVEEKKEKGRKNTAATTGKPQEPPKREARDVHQMLADCHLRKRGIQQVKEAERRNSAEEPPAPQEPPPQSQPGSDCRRIPQKAEESEPEWQESLRRSKAADEKRRSLARQARDDYRRLSLQGIHRRKPAETPRTGTAGDRRPLLYPPLPPKPKVLPPATANGRAISRKEGIQRTISNSTEESIIRWFKEEQFPLRAGYQKSTDTIAPWFHGILTSKKAEELLNRTAPGSFLIRVSEKIKGYVLSYRSGEGCKHFLIDASSDSYSFLGVDQLQHSTLADLVDYHKDEPITSLGKELLLYPCGQEDQEPDYTSLFE from the exons ATGGGCGAGCATCCTTCAGACAAACCCTACGCGGCCATCTGCGAAGAGATCCAGGCGGAAAGGGCGACGCGGCTGGCGAGGGAGCGCGGCCAGGAGGGCAG AGAGATCGACTCCTCCGTAACATGGTCGCTACAACCAGGAGTCCCGGGTGAGACGGATCTTCATGGGAATAAAAGCAGCaccgtggaggaaaagaaggaaaaggggagaaaaaacacGGCTGCTACCACAGGGAAACCCCAGGAGCCGCCAAAG AGGGAAGCCAGGGATGTCCACCAGATGCTGGCCGACTGCCACCTGAGGAAGCGTGGCATCCAGCAG GTgaaggaagcagaaaggagaaattcAGCAGAGGAGCCCCCGGCCCCCCAGGAGCCACCGCCGCAGAGCCAGCCCGGCTCCGATTGCCGCAGGATCCCGCAGAAAGCGGAGGAGAGCGAGCCCGAGTGGCAGGAATCCC TGCGGAGATCCAAGGCGGCGGACGAGAAGAGACGCTCCCTCGCACGCCAAGCCCGGGACGACTACCGGCGGCTGTCGCTGCAGGGCATCCACCGCAGGAAGCCGGCAGAGACCCCCCGCACCGGCACCGCGGGGGACCGGCGACCGCTCCTGTACCCGCCTCTCCCCCCGAAACCTAAAGTTCTACCTCCTGCCACGGCCAACGGGAGAGCGATCAG CAGAAAAGAGGGAATCCAGAGGACCATCTCCAATTCCACTGAAGAAAGCATCATCAGGTGGTTCAAAGAGGAGCAATTCCCGCTGCGAGCTGGCTACCAGAAAAGCACGGACACAATAGCACCTTGGTTCCATG GTATCCTCACCTCgaagaaagcagaggagctgctgaacAGAACAGCGCCGGGGAGTTTCCTGATCCGGGTCAGTGAGAAAATCAAAGGCTACGTGCTCTCCTACCGCTCCGGGGAGGGGTGCAAGCACTTCCTCATCGATGCCTCCAGCGACTCCTACAGCTTCCTCGGGGTGGACCAGCTGCAGCACTCAACACTGGCCGACCTCGTGGACTACCATAAG GATGAACCCATCACCTCCttggggaaggagctgctgcTTTACCCGTGCGGCCAAGAGGACCAAGAACCAGATTACACGTCTCTCTTTGAGTGA